One Felis catus isolate Fca126 chromosome D1, F.catus_Fca126_mat1.0, whole genome shotgun sequence DNA segment encodes these proteins:
- the LOC101099077 gene encoding olfactory receptor 10AG1-like: protein MKCEEVKADDNTSTIKQFVLLGFSDLPNLQRLLFGVFSTIYVIILIGNSLVITITRLDKALQKPMYFFLAHLSSLEICYVSVTLPRILVNLWTQDRSISMLGCASQMCFFLALGAAECFLLTVMAYDRYVAICNPLHYSLVMNQKMCIQLAIGSWIGGVPVQIGQTCQIFSLHFCNSNQINHFFCDIPPILQLACGDLFVHEISVYVVAMLFVTLPFVLILVSYSKIISTILKLPTAGGRAKAFSTCSSHLLVVFLFFGSATITYLRPKSNHSAGTDRLLSLFYTTVTPMFNPLIYSLRNKDVTAALRKLLLKKMA from the coding sequence ATGAAATGTGAAGAGGTGAAAGCAGATGATAATACTTCCACCATAAAGCAATTTGTTCTCTTGGGATTTTCTGACCTTCCAAACCTCCAGCGGTTACTATTTGGAGTGTTCTCCACCATTTACGTTATTATCTTAATTGGAAATAGCCTCGTAATAACAATAACCAGGCTTGACAAGGCACTACAGAAACCCATGTATTTTTTCCTGGCGCATCTTTCCTCGCTGGAAATCTGTTACGTGTCCGTCACTCTCCCTAGGATTCTGGTGAACCTTTGGACTCAGGATAGAAGCATTTCTATGCTGGGCTGTGCCTCCCAGATGTGCTTCTTCCTCGCGTTGGGAGCCGCTGAGTGTTTCCTCCTGACAGtaatggcctatgaccgctacgtGGCCATTTGTAACCCTCTGCACTACTCTCTAGTCATGAACCAGAAGATGTGTATCCAACTGGCCATTGGCTCCTGGATCGGTGGAGTCCCAGTCCAGATAGGACAAACATGTCAgattttctctctgcatttctgTAATTCTAACCAAATCAACCACTTCTTCTGCGACATACCCCCCATCCTCCAGCTAGCCTGTGGGGACCTCTTTGTACATGAGATATCGGTCTATGTAGTAGCTATGTTGTTTGTCACACTTCCTTTTGTGTTGATACTTGTCTCTTACAGCAAAATCATTTCCACCATTCTCAAGTTGCCAACCGCCGGAGGACGGGCCAAAGCTTTTTCCACCTGTTCTTCCCACCTGCTGGTcgtgtttttattctttggatCCGCTACCATTACCTACTTAAGGCCCAAGTCTAATCATTCTGCAGGAACTGACAGACTGCTCTCTCTTTTCTATACCACAGTGACGCCAATGTTTAATCCCCTGATATACAGTCTTAGGAACAAGGATGTGACTGCAGCCCTGAGAAaactattacttaaaaaaatggcgTGA
- the LOC101099325 gene encoding olfactory receptor 10AG1-like: MQHKEKPPEANLTELIEFVLLDFADVPHLRWLLFGLFSVIYITIVMSNGIIFLITKLDPALQTPMYYFLGNFSFLEICYVSVTLPRMLMNLWTQRRTISLVACATQMCCILVLGATECFLLTVMAYDRYVAICNPLHYPLVMNHKICIQLVAGSWISGIPVQIGQTFQIFSLSFCGSNLIDHFFCDIPPILKLACGDTFVSEMLIYIAAVLIVTIPFLLILISYSKIISTVLQLPSATSRAKAFSTCFSHLIVVALFFGSAVITYLRPKHSHSAGIDKVLSLFYTIVTPMFNPMIYSLRNKDVIMALRRLLYK; the protein is encoded by the coding sequence ATGCAACACAAAGAAAAACCACCAGAAGCAAACCTAACTGAACTGATAGAATTTGTTCTCTTGGACTTTGCTGATGTTCCCCATCTCCGGTGGCTTCTATTTGGATTGTTCTCGGTCATCTATATCACTATTGTGATGAGTAATGGCATCATATTTCTAATAACAAAATTGGATCCTGCACTTCAGACTCCTATGTACTATTTCCTtggcaatttttcctttttagaaatctGCTATGTGTCAGTTACTCTCCCTAGAATGCTTATGAACCTTTGGACCCAGAGAAGAACAATTTCATTAGTTGCCTGTGCCACACAGATGTGCTGTATTCTTGTGTTGGGAGCCACGGAGTGTTTCCTGCTGAcagtgatggcctatgaccgctatgtggccatctgtaaCCCTCTGCACTACCCTCTAGTCATGAATCATAAGATCTGTATCCAGCTGGTGGCTGGCTCCTGGATCAGTGGAATTCCAGTCCAGATAGGGCAAACGTTCcagattttctctctgtccttttgtgGCTCCAATTTAATTGACCACTTCTTCTGTGACATCCCCCCAATCCTCAAGCTTGCTTGTGGGGACACATTTGTGAGTGAAATGTTGATCTACATAGCTGCTGTGTTGATTGTCACCATTCCCTTTCTGTTGATACTTATCTCCTATAGCAAAATCATCTCCACAGTCCTTCAATTGCCATCAGCCACAAGTCGGGCcaaagccttctccacctgtTTTTCTCATCTTATTGTCGTGGCGTTGTTCTTTGGATCAGCCGTTATCACTTACTTAAGACCCAAACACAGTCACTCAGCAGGAATTGACAAagtactttctcttttctacaCAATTGTGACTCCCATGTTTAATCCTATGATATACAGTCTAAGGAACAAGGATGTCATCATGGCATTGAGAAGATTGCTATATAAGTAA